The following proteins are co-located in the Bacteroidales bacterium genome:
- a CDS encoding redoxin domain-containing protein, which yields MKKQVIIFLMLLAGLLTTSTLSSQPNKIPPFQMMQANGKVFKAQYLPLGKPIVLIYFSPDCDECQKLTKEMLERSEELKNVSIAMITYQPVEQVVQYVAKNNLGKYPNIYVGTEGSSLFVRNYYDIMLFPFMTLYNKDGDLIVKYTSKQVNVEDLMLRIRNLTKY from the coding sequence ATGAAAAAGCAGGTTATCATATTCTTAATGTTACTGGCTGGACTGTTAACTACCTCAACACTTTCGTCTCAACCAAATAAGATTCCTCCTTTTCAGATGATGCAGGCTAACGGGAAAGTCTTCAAGGCTCAGTATTTGCCTCTTGGCAAGCCGATAGTACTCATTTATTTTTCACCTGACTGTGATGAATGCCAGAAACTGACAAAGGAAATGCTGGAGCGGAGTGAGGAACTTAAAAATGTATCAATTGCTATGATTACCTATCAGCCTGTAGAACAGGTAGTTCAGTATGTTGCTAAAAATAATTTAGGAAAGTATCCGAATATTTATGTGGGAACGGAAGGCAGCAGTCTGTTTGTAAGGAACTATTATGATATTATGCTTTTCCCTTTTATGACACTATATAATAAGGATGGTGATCTGATTGTCAAGTACACAAGTAAGCAGGTTAATGTTGAGGATCTGATGTTGAGGATCAGGAATCTCACGAAATACTAA
- a CDS encoding VCBS repeat-containing protein, translating into MNFTKPLLKFFSVLAIFLSISSCIRKPLRFQEINSSHSGIHFNNLIIENDSVNQLDNGNVFNGGGVGIGDFNNDGFPDIFFTGNLVSCKLYLNDGDFSFKDVTETAGVTGEGKWCRGVAVVDINNDGFQDLYVSSTIWNDSEKRKNILYVNQGTDSRNIPHFKDMAAAYGLDDDSHTTQAAFFDYDNDGDLDVYLTVNEINDRNSPFVFRPVIRDGSNSSTGRLYRNDLDAKLKHPVFTNVSKHAGIQTEGYGNQASITDINQDGWKDIYVSNDYLMNDLLWINNRNGTFSERIASAFRHTSNSAMGNDASDINNDGLIDFITLDMNPEDNYRKKMMLPPSSYQFFQNSDRYGYSYQYTRNTLQLNQGSIPSAQDSSDIPVFSEIAYFAGVEATDWSWTPLLFDSDNDGYNDLFIANGFPKDITDHDFGMFRSKAWLTTPKADILKQVPEVKIHNYLYKNNADLTFSDKSAEWGLSDPTFSNGAAYADFDNDGDLDLVINNINDEASLYRNNSTDIDPLKSNYLHVKLIGDSLNRNGLGALIYLYFGNGKMQVRENNPYRGYISTSTVISHFGLRDQATADSLIIKWQSGKVQKLINVTANQLIEVNIKNADIYDSVPVREKSENALFSDVTGSVKISHNDKEEDFVDFNIQKLLPHKLSEYGPSLASGDIDGNGLDDIVTGGSAKNSAMLFLQKSEGTFTQRQLLNDGIISSKKWDDMGILLFDADGDGDKDLYVSSGGYENESGSKAYQDHFYINNGKGIFTERDDVFPENFTSKACVRAADFDRDNDLDLFISGRVDPWNYPKPVSSYLFRNDSDNGTVKFTDITKEVAPMMSDLGMVCDALFTDYNNDGWSDLVLAGEWMPVTFLKNVDGKFINATNETGTVSLSGWWNSITSGDFDNDSDIDYVVGNLGLNSFYRASEKHPVSIISGDFDNNGNYDAFPALYITSSQTDTSKKAYPAFGRDDAVKQMIKMRSGFQNYKSYAIATIDKLFTENQFNEALKLKATEFRSSLFRNDGNGKFSVINLPAEAQLSAVNGMVADDFDEDGNIDLLINTNDYSTDVLTGRYDALSGLFLKGNGNGEFTPLSISESGVYVPGNGKALVKLRGAKGNYLVAASQNRGPVKIFELNAETDIFPLRDDDISAEIRYKDGKVQRQEFYYGNSFLSQSARFLKVGRGVKEVTITNSKGLLRRSSSQ; encoded by the coding sequence ATGAACTTCACAAAACCCTTATTAAAATTCTTTAGTGTACTTGCAATATTCCTATCAATTAGTTCATGTATCAGAAAGCCCTTGAGGTTTCAGGAGATCAATTCATCTCATTCCGGAATACATTTCAATAACCTGATTATAGAGAATGACTCAGTAAACCAGCTGGATAACGGGAATGTATTTAACGGAGGCGGTGTCGGAATTGGTGATTTCAACAACGATGGCTTTCCTGATATTTTCTTTACAGGTAACCTGGTGTCGTGCAAACTATATTTAAATGACGGTGACTTTTCTTTTAAGGATGTAACTGAAACTGCAGGAGTAACCGGTGAAGGAAAATGGTGCAGGGGTGTTGCAGTAGTTGATATCAACAATGACGGATTTCAGGATCTTTATGTGTCATCCACAATTTGGAACGATTCGGAGAAGAGAAAAAATATACTTTATGTGAATCAGGGTACAGATAGCAGGAATATACCGCATTTTAAAGATATGGCGGCTGCGTACGGACTTGATGATGATTCTCACACAACACAGGCTGCCTTCTTCGATTATGACAATGACGGTGACCTTGATGTTTACCTCACTGTAAACGAAATAAATGACCGTAATTCACCCTTTGTTTTCAGACCTGTAATCAGGGACGGATCTAATTCAAGTACAGGCAGATTATACCGGAATGACCTGGATGCTAAACTGAAACATCCGGTATTCACAAATGTCTCAAAGCATGCGGGAATTCAAACAGAAGGATATGGTAATCAGGCTAGTATAACTGACATCAATCAGGATGGATGGAAAGATATCTATGTCTCAAACGACTACCTTATGAATGATCTTCTCTGGATCAACAACAGAAACGGCACTTTCTCGGAACGTATAGCTTCAGCATTCAGACATACATCAAACAGCGCAATGGGTAATGATGCAAGTGATATAAATAATGACGGTCTCATTGATTTTATAACACTTGACATGAATCCGGAAGACAATTACCGCAAAAAGATGATGCTCCCTCCTTCAAGCTATCAGTTCTTCCAGAATTCCGACAGGTACGGTTATAGCTACCAGTATACCAGGAACACACTGCAGCTTAATCAGGGATCAATCCCATCAGCCCAGGACTCATCAGATATTCCAGTTTTCAGCGAAATAGCATATTTTGCCGGAGTGGAAGCTACAGACTGGAGCTGGACTCCATTGCTGTTTGACTCTGATAACGACGGATATAACGATCTTTTCATTGCTAACGGGTTTCCAAAAGATATAACTGACCACGATTTCGGGATGTTCCGGAGCAAGGCCTGGCTTACCACTCCCAAGGCAGATATCCTGAAACAGGTACCTGAGGTAAAAATCCACAATTACCTATATAAAAATAATGCTGACCTTACTTTCTCAGATAAGTCAGCAGAATGGGGATTATCAGATCCCACATTCTCAAATGGTGCGGCATATGCTGATTTTGACAACGACGGAGATCTTGACCTTGTGATAAACAATATAAATGACGAAGCTTCTTTATACAGGAATAATTCAACAGATATCGATCCTCTGAAAAGCAATTATCTGCATGTTAAACTCATTGGGGATTCCCTGAACAGAAATGGTCTGGGAGCTCTGATTTATCTTTATTTTGGTAATGGTAAAATGCAGGTCCGGGAAAACAATCCTTACAGAGGCTACATTTCAACTTCCACAGTAATATCTCACTTTGGACTGAGAGATCAGGCAACTGCTGATTCACTTATAATTAAATGGCAAAGCGGTAAAGTCCAGAAACTAATCAATGTTACTGCAAATCAGCTTATTGAAGTCAATATTAAAAATGCAGATATTTATGATTCTGTTCCAGTCAGGGAGAAGTCAGAAAATGCATTGTTCAGTGATGTTACAGGATCTGTTAAGATCAGCCATAATGATAAAGAAGAAGATTTTGTCGATTTCAATATCCAGAAACTGCTGCCGCATAAGTTATCGGAATACGGACCATCGCTTGCATCGGGAGATATTGACGGGAATGGTCTGGATGATATAGTTACCGGTGGATCAGCAAAGAACAGTGCAATGCTGTTTCTTCAGAAAAGCGAAGGGACATTCACGCAGAGGCAACTTCTTAATGATGGAATTATTTCTTCAAAGAAGTGGGATGATATGGGAATCCTGTTATTTGATGCAGATGGTGATGGAGATAAGGATCTATATGTTTCATCGGGAGGATATGAAAATGAATCTGGTTCAAAAGCTTATCAGGACCACTTTTATATCAACAACGGGAAGGGGATTTTTACTGAAAGAGATGATGTTTTCCCGGAGAACTTTACAAGCAAAGCATGTGTAAGGGCGGCAGATTTTGACAGGGATAACGACCTTGATTTGTTTATTTCAGGAAGGGTTGATCCCTGGAACTATCCAAAGCCTGTGTCGAGCTATTTATTCAGAAATGACTCTGATAATGGAACCGTTAAGTTCACTGATATTACAAAAGAAGTCGCCCCCATGATGTCAGATTTAGGGATGGTATGTGATGCCCTGTTTACTGATTATAATAATGACGGATGGAGTGATCTTGTTCTGGCCGGGGAGTGGATGCCTGTTACATTTCTGAAAAATGTGGACGGAAAGTTTATAAATGCTACAAATGAGACTGGCACCGTAAGTCTTTCCGGATGGTGGAATTCAATTACCTCCGGTGACTTTGACAACGATAGTGATATTGACTACGTAGTTGGGAACCTTGGTTTGAATTCTTTTTACAGAGCATCTGAGAAACACCCGGTTTCAATAATTTCCGGCGACTTTGATAATAATGGTAATTACGATGCATTCCCTGCTCTGTATATAACAAGCAGTCAGACAGACACTTCGAAAAAAGCATATCCGGCATTTGGCAGGGATGATGCTGTGAAACAGATGATCAAAATGCGATCAGGTTTTCAGAACTATAAGTCATATGCCATAGCAACAATTGATAAGCTTTTTACTGAAAACCAGTTTAATGAAGCTTTGAAACTCAAGGCTACTGAGTTCAGATCATCGTTATTCAGAAATGATGGGAATGGGAAGTTCAGTGTAATTAACCTGCCTGCTGAAGCACAGTTATCAGCTGTCAATGGTATGGTTGCAGATGATTTTGATGAAGACGGTAATATTGATCTCCTCATTAACACAAATGATTACAGCACCGATGTACTCACAGGCAGATATGATGCGTTAAGCGGATTATTTCTAAAAGGTAACGGTAACGGAGAATTTACTCCTCTCTCAATTTCTGAAAGCGGAGTCTACGTTCCCGGTAACGGGAAAGCACTGGTTAAACTCAGAGGTGCCAAAGGAAATTACCTTGTGGCTGCCTCACAGAACCGCGGTCCGGTTAAAATATTTGAACTAAATGCTGAAACTGACATTTTTCCGCTTAGAGATGATGATATAAGTGCTGAAATAAGATATAAAGACGGGAAGGTTCAGAGACAGGAATTCTATTATGGAAATTCGTTTTTATCACAATCAGCCAGGTTCTTAAAGGTAGGGAGAGGGGTTAAGGAGGTGACGATAACTAATTCAAAGGGGTTGCTTCGTCGTTCCTCCTCGCAATGA
- a CDS encoding AEC family transporter, which translates to METKIIISQIIILAIVVIIGAIAAKFRVITPESKDMLSKVIFNISLPLMLFTNFLKLDVTPKLLTNSLLVLTISGTVILFMLLAGWLTARMFRIKGREAAVFKAHSMFGNIIFLGFPLIYALYGSEGLLYASMFQLIANIIMWTIGVVVLTYGNGVSWQKSILRVININTIATVTGFLFFIFSLKLPDIIVTPFSALGAANTWLCMLYIGAMLAFSSVGGLLRKKSLYIISFNRLILIPALLIAVFVLFASVFGLAPDKLVASVIILEVAMPCMASVVIMAKELGADDQLAVGNVFVSTIISIVTLPLVLMAINTFL; encoded by the coding sequence TTGGAGACAAAAATCATAATATCTCAGATCATTATCCTTGCAATTGTTGTAATTATCGGTGCAATAGCTGCAAAGTTCAGAGTAATTACGCCGGAGTCGAAAGATATGTTGTCGAAGGTGATCTTTAATATTTCTCTTCCTCTTATGCTTTTCACTAATTTTCTTAAATTGGATGTAACTCCTAAATTGCTGACTAATAGTCTTTTAGTGTTGACAATAAGTGGAACAGTAATCCTCTTTATGTTGTTGGCTGGCTGGTTAACTGCAAGAATGTTCAGAATAAAAGGGAGGGAGGCTGCTGTTTTTAAAGCACATTCAATGTTCGGCAATATTATTTTCCTTGGTTTTCCACTGATTTACGCATTATACGGATCTGAAGGACTTCTATATGCGAGCATGTTCCAGCTAATTGCCAATATTATTATGTGGACAATCGGGGTAGTTGTTCTAACATATGGCAATGGAGTTTCGTGGCAAAAAAGTATTCTGAGGGTAATTAATATCAATACTATAGCGACCGTTACCGGATTTCTGTTTTTTATTTTTTCATTGAAACTTCCGGATATAATTGTTACTCCTTTTTCGGCACTGGGTGCTGCGAACACCTGGCTCTGCATGCTATACATAGGAGCGATGCTGGCTTTCTCAAGTGTGGGTGGGTTACTTAGAAAGAAGAGTCTTTATATTATCAGCTTCAACAGGCTGATTTTGATCCCGGCACTGCTAATAGCTGTTTTCGTTTTGTTTGCTTCTGTTTTCGGTCTTGCACCCGATAAGCTTGTCGCGTCTGTGATCATTCTTGAGGTTGCAATGCCCTGTATGGCAAGTGTTGTTATAATGGCAAAAGAGCTTGGTGCCGACGATCAGCTGGCTGTAGGTAATGTATTTGTTTCAACTATTATTAGTATTGTTACCCTGCCATTGGTACTGATGGCAATCAATACCTTCCTGTAG